A region from the Sphingomonas flavescens genome encodes:
- a CDS encoding fructose bisphosphate aldolase, with the protein MQQSDMRERIAKGDGFIAALDQSGGSTPKALKGYGVDEGAWSSDEEMFDLIHQMRSRIITSPCFGSGKVIGAILFERTMDGQVDGKPTPQALIDQGVVPFIKIDKGLEDQDAGVQMMKPMPGLDELLERAKGLGVFGTKERSVINEANEGGIAVLVAQQFQVARQVLGHGLMPIIEPEVNIKSADRAESDRLLLAAILEELDALPDGQQVMLKLSIPAEAGLFNPLVNHPKVLKVVALSGGFSREEACAELAKNPGMIASFSRALLSDLRAQQSDEEFDSTLGKAIDEIHAASVA; encoded by the coding sequence ATGCAACAGTCGGACATGCGTGAGCGGATTGCCAAGGGTGACGGGTTCATCGCCGCGCTGGATCAGTCGGGCGGGTCGACCCCAAAGGCATTGAAAGGCTATGGCGTGGACGAGGGCGCCTGGTCGTCAGACGAGGAGATGTTCGACCTTATTCACCAGATGCGCTCCCGCATCATCACCTCACCCTGCTTTGGCAGCGGCAAGGTCATCGGTGCGATTCTCTTCGAGCGCACGATGGACGGACAGGTCGACGGCAAGCCGACCCCGCAGGCGCTGATCGACCAGGGCGTCGTGCCCTTCATCAAGATCGACAAGGGCCTCGAGGATCAGGACGCCGGCGTGCAGATGATGAAGCCGATGCCGGGCCTCGATGAACTGTTGGAGCGCGCCAAGGGCCTTGGCGTGTTCGGCACAAAAGAGCGGTCGGTCATCAACGAGGCCAACGAAGGCGGCATCGCAGTGCTCGTCGCGCAGCAGTTCCAGGTTGCCCGGCAGGTGCTGGGCCACGGCCTGATGCCGATCATCGAGCCCGAAGTGAACATCAAGAGCGCCGACCGCGCCGAGTCCGACCGGCTGCTGCTCGCCGCGATTCTGGAAGAGCTGGATGCCCTTCCGGACGGCCAGCAGGTTATGCTGAAGCTGTCTATCCCGGCCGAGGCGGGTTTGTTCAATCCGCTGGTGAATCACCCGAAGGTGCTGAAGGTTGTCGCCCTGTCCGGCGGTTTCTCCCGCGAAGAGGCGTGTGCGGAACTGGCGAAGAACCCGGGCATGATCGCGAGCTTCAGCCGGGCACTGCTATCGGACCTCCGCGCTCAGCAGAGCGATGAGGAATTCGACAGCACGCTCGGCAAGGCCATCGACGAGATTCACGCCGCCAGCGTCGCTTAA
- the thiE gene encoding thiamine phosphate synthase: MNADEADLSIFPPPERIEPAKLYLISPQDVAGAFGDRLKAALEPGLASAFQLRVKDVGEHELTRLAEPLQRICADADIAFIVNDSVSLAKRLGADGVHLGQGDGDIRDARAVLGPTAQIGRTCHDSRHLAMEAGEEGADYVAFGAFYPTTTKPSDYRPEPPILSWWSALFEIPCVAIGGITPDNGRPLVEAGADFLAVCQAVWSAEDPAVAVRAFEKVLA, from the coding sequence ATGAACGCCGACGAAGCCGACCTGTCCATTTTCCCGCCGCCCGAGCGAATCGAGCCGGCTAAGCTTTATCTGATCAGCCCGCAGGATGTTGCGGGCGCGTTCGGCGATCGGCTGAAGGCGGCGCTGGAGCCCGGCCTTGCCTCGGCGTTCCAGCTGCGCGTCAAGGACGTAGGAGAGCATGAACTGACGCGGCTTGCCGAACCGCTGCAGCGGATATGTGCGGACGCGGACATCGCTTTCATCGTTAACGACAGCGTGTCTTTGGCGAAGCGGCTGGGCGCCGACGGAGTGCACCTTGGTCAAGGGGACGGCGACATTCGCGACGCGCGAGCGGTACTGGGTCCTACGGCGCAGATCGGACGAACCTGTCACGATAGCCGCCACCTCGCTATGGAGGCGGGTGAAGAAGGCGCCGACTATGTCGCGTTTGGCGCCTTCTACCCGACGACGACCAAGCCGTCCGACTATCGCCCCGAGCCGCCAATCCTGAGTTGGTGGTCGGCCCTGTTCGAAATCCCATGTGTCGCCATTGGGGGAATCACGCCTGACAACGGGCGGCCGCTGGTCGAAGCAGGCGCGGACTTCCTTGCGGTCTGCCAAGCGGTCTGGAGCGCGGAAGATCCGGCTGTGGCAGTGCGGGCGTTTGAGAAAGTGCTCGCCTAA
- a CDS encoding 2OG-Fe(II) oxygenase, whose translation MADAEPPPYYEPPTPFGQQRSDLRAGIGRRVGDTLDQRMRLWRFCSSPRQPIQLYYGDNFLTSDACQAMCEQIDAGSYPSPLYEKEKHEDVRTSYSCNLNAYDPLITSINGQIAELLGIDPAWGEPLQGQRYQEGQRFREHADFFYIDQPYWAEYEPHGGQRTWTAMIYLNEPEAGGATRFKLLDYQAEPKLGRILIWNNMALDGSPNPWTLHEGMPVERGTKYIVTKWYRERQFI comes from the coding sequence ATGGCCGACGCCGAACCGCCGCCTTATTACGAGCCGCCAACGCCCTTCGGCCAACAGCGGTCGGACCTTCGTGCGGGCATCGGCCGACGTGTCGGCGACACCCTCGATCAACGCATGCGCTTGTGGCGTTTCTGCTCCTCGCCCCGCCAGCCGATTCAGCTCTACTACGGCGATAACTTCCTGACGTCAGACGCCTGCCAGGCGATGTGCGAGCAGATCGACGCGGGCAGCTATCCTTCGCCGCTGTATGAAAAGGAAAAGCATGAGGACGTGCGCACCAGCTACAGCTGCAACCTCAACGCCTACGATCCTCTGATCACCAGCATCAATGGGCAGATTGCCGAACTGCTAGGCATCGATCCAGCCTGGGGCGAGCCGCTGCAGGGGCAACGCTACCAGGAAGGACAGCGCTTCCGCGAGCATGCCGACTTCTTCTACATCGATCAGCCTTACTGGGCCGAGTACGAACCCCACGGCGGGCAGCGAACCTGGACCGCGATGATTTACCTAAACGAGCCGGAAGCCGGCGGCGCGACCCGCTTCAAGCTGCTCGACTATCAGGCCGAACCAAAACTCGGCCGCATTCTCATCTGGAACAACATGGCGCTCGACGGCAGCCCCAATCCGTGGACGCTCCACGAAGGCATGCCGGTCGAGCGCGGCACCAAGTACATCGTCACCAAATGGTACCGCGAACGTCAGTTCATTTAG
- a CDS encoding DUF72 domain-containing protein: MEQTTVSHEAPGIHVGCSGWVYRHWRGIFYPEGLPQKRWFEHYASQFDTVEINASFYRLPLASTFEGWREKAPPGFRYAVKVNRFITHMKKLLDCEEETDRFIALARPLQDKLGPLLYQLPPSLHKNVERLDAFLSRLPADLLHVVEFRHRSWYEEEVLELLDRHDVGFVVHDLRGLISPRWASGSTAYIRFHGTSGRYHGLYGKELLAVWADWCREQRNRGRSVWCYFNNDIHGHAIEDARALKAMVAE, translated from the coding sequence ATGGAGCAAACAACTGTTTCCCATGAAGCACCAGGCATTCATGTCGGTTGCTCCGGCTGGGTCTACCGGCACTGGCGCGGGATCTTCTATCCCGAGGGTCTGCCACAGAAACGGTGGTTCGAGCATTACGCGTCGCAGTTCGACACGGTCGAGATCAACGCCAGCTTCTACCGTCTGCCTTTAGCGTCAACATTCGAGGGCTGGCGCGAGAAGGCGCCGCCTGGCTTTCGCTACGCGGTGAAGGTCAACCGTTTCATCACGCACATGAAGAAGCTTTTGGATTGCGAGGAGGAGACGGATCGCTTCATCGCGCTTGCTCGCCCACTCCAGGACAAGCTCGGGCCGCTGCTTTATCAGTTGCCGCCAAGCCTCCACAAAAATGTCGAACGGCTGGACGCGTTCTTAAGCCGACTCCCGGCTGACCTCTTGCACGTCGTCGAGTTCCGCCATCGCAGCTGGTACGAAGAGGAAGTCCTCGAACTGCTCGACCGGCACGATGTCGGCTTCGTGGTGCACGATCTCCGCGGACTCATCTCACCGCGCTGGGCGAGCGGCAGCACCGCGTACATCCGCTTCCACGGCACGAGCGGTCGCTATCACGGCCTATATGGTAAAGAGCTGCTCGCTGTCTGGGCGGATTGGTGCCGCGAACAGCGCAACCGGGGCCGCAGCGTCTGGTGCTATTTCAACAACGACATCCATGGCCACGCAATCGAGGATGCTCGGGCGCTGAAGGCGATGGTCGCGGAATAA
- a CDS encoding M23 family metallopeptidase: MLKVIGTALLTAFVTSMFWIWFYNFAQRPQATVARSGPVVTVKPENAPPVAVAQDVQVAPSGLALPVVGIKQSDLTDTFDAARGAGRRHDAIDIMADEGTPVIAAADGTIEKLFNSVRGGITIYERSQDQKWIYYYAHLSAYAPGLKEGQAVKRGQVIGKVGHTGDASPDGPHLHFAVNKMAPGERWWNGTAINPYPLLAGK, encoded by the coding sequence ATGCTGAAGGTCATCGGGACGGCTTTGCTCACGGCCTTCGTAACGAGCATGTTCTGGATCTGGTTCTATAATTTCGCGCAACGGCCGCAGGCGACGGTGGCGAGGAGCGGTCCAGTGGTGACCGTGAAGCCGGAGAACGCGCCGCCAGTCGCGGTGGCGCAGGATGTGCAGGTCGCGCCGTCGGGTCTCGCGCTGCCGGTAGTCGGGATCAAGCAAAGCGACCTGACCGACACGTTCGACGCGGCGCGCGGGGCAGGGCGGCGTCATGACGCCATCGACATCATGGCCGACGAAGGAACGCCGGTCATCGCCGCGGCGGACGGTACGATCGAGAAGCTGTTCAACAGTGTGCGCGGCGGGATCACGATCTACGAGCGTTCGCAGGACCAGAAGTGGATCTATTATTATGCGCATCTCTCGGCGTATGCGCCGGGGCTGAAGGAAGGGCAGGCTGTTAAGCGCGGCCAGGTTATCGGCAAGGTCGGCCACACCGGCGACGCGAGCCCCGACGGCCCACACCTTCATTTTGCGGTGAACAAGATGGCGCCGGGCGAGCGCTGGTGGAACGGTACCGCGATCAATCCCTACCCCCTGCTTGCCGGAAAATAG
- the efp gene encoding elongation factor P: MKISGVDIRPGNIIEYEGGIWRAVKIQHTQPGKGGAYMQVEMKNLIDGRKTNVRFRSAETVERVRLDTKDFQFLFKDGDMLTFMDKDNYEQISLPADLLGEAGDFLQDGMDVVMELYNEKPISVQLPDQVEATIVEADAVVKGQTASSSYKPAVLDNGVKVLVPPHITSGTKIVVDVYERTYVRRAD, translated from the coding sequence ATGAAGATCAGCGGCGTGGACATCCGTCCCGGCAATATCATCGAATATGAAGGCGGCATCTGGCGCGCCGTGAAAATCCAGCACACGCAGCCAGGTAAGGGCGGCGCCTACATGCAGGTCGAGATGAAGAACCTGATCGACGGCCGCAAGACCAACGTCCGCTTCCGCTCGGCGGAGACGGTGGAGCGCGTCCGCCTCGACACGAAGGATTTCCAGTTCCTCTTCAAGGACGGCGACATGCTGACCTTCATGGACAAGGACAATTACGAGCAGATCAGCCTTCCGGCCGACCTCCTAGGCGAGGCCGGAGACTTTCTGCAGGACGGCATGGACGTCGTCATGGAGTTGTACAACGAAAAGCCGATCAGCGTTCAGCTGCCCGACCAGGTCGAGGCGACGATTGTCGAGGCCGACGCAGTGGTGAAGGGCCAGACCGCGAGTTCCTCGTACAAGCCGGCGGTGCTCGACAATGGCGTGAAGGTGTTGGTCCCGCCGCACATCACGTCGGGCACGAAGATCGTCGTCGACGTGTACGAGCGCACCTACGTCCGCCGCGCGGACTAA
- a CDS encoding inositol monophosphatase family protein, with the protein MVAHSGLITVMQRAARKAAPRLRRDFGEVEHLQVSRKGPADFVSMADKRAEQTIVEELRNARPDWGMLLEEGGEVEGNPDKPRWIVDPLDGTTNFLHGVPHFSISIAVEEKKPGGGTEITQGLVYQPLTDESFWAEKGRGAWLHDARLRVSARRDLNESLIGTGMPHCGRGDPVKWSKIFAAVAPEVSGLRRFGSAALDLAWVAAGRMDGFWEDDLDLWDTAAGVLLVREAGGFVTDYRGADRAFERGEYVAASSAIHSKLQKLVAGALR; encoded by the coding sequence ATGGTTGCGCATTCCGGCCTGATCACCGTCATGCAGCGCGCCGCCCGCAAGGCGGCGCCGCGTCTGCGCCGCGATTTCGGCGAGGTCGAGCATCTGCAGGTCAGCCGCAAAGGCCCCGCCGACTTTGTTTCCATGGCCGACAAGCGGGCCGAGCAGACGATCGTCGAGGAGTTGCGCAACGCGCGGCCCGACTGGGGCATGCTGCTGGAAGAGGGCGGCGAGGTCGAAGGTAATCCGGACAAGCCGCGGTGGATCGTCGATCCACTGGATGGGACAACCAATTTCCTCCACGGCGTCCCGCATTTCTCGATCTCGATCGCGGTCGAGGAGAAGAAGCCCGGCGGCGGGACCGAGATCACGCAGGGGCTCGTCTATCAGCCGCTGACCGACGAGAGCTTCTGGGCCGAGAAGGGGCGCGGCGCCTGGTTGCACGACGCGCGTCTTCGCGTGTCGGCACGGCGTGACTTGAACGAAAGTCTGATCGGTACCGGCATGCCGCATTGCGGCCGAGGCGACCCGGTAAAATGGTCGAAGATATTTGCTGCGGTTGCGCCGGAAGTGTCGGGTCTGCGTCGCTTTGGTTCGGCTGCGCTTGACCTCGCGTGGGTTGCTGCGGGCCGCATGGACGGTTTCTGGGAAGACGATCTCGACTTGTGGGACACCGCGGCGGGCGTGCTTCTGGTCCGTGAAGCCGGTGGGTTCGTCACCGATTATCGCGGTGCTGACCGGGCCTTCGAGCGCGGTGAATATGTCGCGGCGTCGTCAGCAATCCATTCGAAGCTGCAAAAGCTCGTCGCCGGCGCGCTAAGATAG
- the ndhC gene encoding NADH-quinone oxidoreductase subunit A → MASVAAGYLPILLFLIVALGLSGAFVVLPMIVSRLTGTHRPDPAKLSEYECGFPAFEDARAEFDVRFYLVAILFIVFDLEAAFLFPWAVSLDFTRWTGWTAMVVFLVELGLGLAYAWKKGALEWE, encoded by the coding sequence TTGGCAAGTGTTGCCGCCGGCTACCTGCCGATCCTGCTGTTCCTGATCGTCGCGCTGGGCCTGTCCGGCGCGTTCGTCGTGCTGCCGATGATCGTGTCGCGCCTGACCGGCACGCATCGTCCCGATCCCGCCAAGCTCAGCGAATATGAATGCGGCTTTCCGGCGTTCGAGGATGCCCGCGCCGAGTTCGACGTCCGCTTCTACCTGGTGGCGATTCTTTTCATCGTTTTCGACCTTGAAGCCGCGTTCCTGTTTCCCTGGGCAGTCAGCCTTGATTTCACCCGATGGACGGGCTGGACGGCCATGGTCGTGTTCCTCGTCGAACTAGGTCTTGGCCTTGCCTATGCCTGGAAGAAGGGAGCGCTCGAATGGGAGTGA
- a CDS encoding NADH-quinone oxidoreductase subunit B family protein — MGVMLRPGEDRMPSEEELARIAGLVPGEVDQAKLLEVQQSLNEKGFMVTTTEDLFTWARTGSLWWMTFGLACCAVEMIHVNMPRYDLERFGVAPRASPRQSDVMIVAGTLCNKMAPALRRVYDQMSEPRYVISMGSCANGGGYYHYSYSVVRGCDRIVPVDIYVPGCPPTAEALLYGILQLQRKIRREGTITR; from the coding sequence ATGGGAGTGATGCTTCGTCCCGGCGAAGACCGCATGCCGTCCGAGGAAGAGCTGGCGCGGATCGCCGGACTCGTCCCCGGCGAAGTCGATCAGGCCAAGCTTCTCGAGGTTCAGCAGTCGCTCAACGAAAAAGGCTTCATGGTCACGACGACCGAAGACCTGTTCACCTGGGCGCGTACCGGGTCGCTGTGGTGGATGACCTTCGGCTTGGCGTGCTGCGCGGTCGAGATGATCCATGTGAACATGCCGCGCTATGACCTTGAAAGGTTTGGCGTCGCCCCGCGCGCGAGCCCGCGTCAGTCGGACGTGATGATCGTCGCTGGCACGCTCTGCAACAAGATGGCGCCGGCGCTGCGCCGGGTCTACGATCAGATGAGCGAGCCACGCTACGTCATCTCCATGGGCAGCTGCGCCAATGGCGGCGGCTATTATCACTACAGCTATTCGGTGGTCCGCGGCTGCGATCGTATCGTGCCCGTGGACATCTACGTCCCGGGCTGTCCGCCAACCGCCGAGGCGCTGCTCTACGGCATCCTTCAGCTTCAGCGGAAAATTCGCCGCGAAGGGACGATCACGCGCTAA
- a CDS encoding NADH-quinone oxidoreductase subunit C: MASSAPRYADAPPSLGKLAKATPREGIETAFDVAREDLISVMTALRDTHQYQQLMEIAGVDFPDRVERFEVVYCLLSLTKNHRVRVHVSTDEQTPVPSVTGLWPVAGWLEREVFDMYGVAFTGNDDLRRILTDYGFEGYPQRKDFPLTGHVELRYSEAEKRVVYEPVSLPQDFRSFDFLMPWEGPEYRLPGDEKAQPEQAGAPTPAPAPTKTQPTNVKTTVKPEAREKPYAMDNEERSRAGAKEADAEARKPAKAKAAKEVSKPGPTAPKKSPAKPRKPKGDA, encoded by the coding sequence ATGGCCTCGTCCGCGCCTCGTTACGCCGACGCGCCGCCGTCGCTTGGCAAGCTTGCCAAGGCGACACCGCGCGAGGGCATTGAAACGGCGTTCGACGTCGCCCGCGAGGATCTGATTTCGGTGATGACGGCGCTGCGCGATACGCATCAATATCAGCAGCTGATGGAAATCGCTGGCGTCGATTTTCCGGATCGCGTCGAGCGCTTCGAGGTCGTCTACTGTCTTCTATCGCTGACGAAGAACCATCGCGTTCGTGTGCACGTCAGCACCGATGAGCAAACGCCCGTGCCGAGCGTCACCGGGCTGTGGCCGGTCGCCGGCTGGCTCGAGCGTGAAGTCTTCGACATGTACGGCGTCGCGTTCACCGGCAATGACGATCTTCGCCGTATCCTCACCGACTATGGCTTCGAGGGCTATCCGCAGCGCAAGGACTTTCCGCTGACGGGCCACGTGGAGCTTCGTTACTCCGAAGCGGAAAAGCGGGTCGTTTACGAGCCGGTGTCGCTGCCGCAAGACTTCCGCAGCTTCGATTTCCTGATGCCGTGGGAAGGTCCGGAATATCGCCTGCCGGGCGATGAGAAGGCCCAGCCGGAGCAAGCCGGTGCGCCGACGCCCGCCCCCGCGCCAACCAAAACGCAGCCCACGAACGTGAAAACGACCGTGAAGCCCGAGGCGCGTGAAAAGCCTTACGCCATGGACAACGAAGAGCGCTCGCGGGCCGGCGCCAAGGAAGCCGACGCCGAAGCGCGGAAGCCGGCCAAGGCGAAGGCGGCGAAGGAAGTCAGCAAGCCCGGCCCGACCGCGCCGAAGAAGTCGCCGGCCAAGCCGCGCAAGCCGAAGGGTGATGCATGA
- a CDS encoding NADH-quinone oxidoreductase subunit D, translating into MTDVRDELRPGKRRVEVDVGAGGEGAELGHPRDPGDETISNYTINFGPQHPAAHGVLRLIMELDGEIVERVDPHVGLLHRGTEKLIEYKTYAQALPYFDRLDYCSPMCMEHSFVLAAEKLLGLEIPIRAQYIRVLMAEITRISNHMLNLGSHIMDVGAMTPNLWLFELREDIMQIYEHVSGARMHANYFRVGGVREDIPPAVLDKIGEFLDNRLKLYEDAISLVADNRIFKQRNVDIGVVSRDDAIAWGFSGPMIRAAGIPWDIRRSQPYEVYDKMDFEIPVGTNGDCYDRFMVRVEEVRQSFKIARQCLQQMPAGPIGADSKVFPPSRASMKTSMEALIHHFKLYTEGYHVPAGEVYVATESPKGEFGVYLVADGTNKPYRCKIRPTGFSHLQAMDFMMKGHMLADTTAVLSAIDVVFGEVDR; encoded by the coding sequence ATGACCGACGTCCGGGACGAACTGCGCCCAGGCAAGCGGCGGGTGGAAGTCGATGTGGGCGCTGGCGGCGAGGGCGCCGAACTCGGCCATCCGCGCGACCCCGGCGACGAGACGATCAGCAATTACACGATCAACTTTGGCCCACAGCATCCGGCGGCGCACGGCGTTCTTCGCCTGATCATGGAGCTTGACGGCGAGATCGTCGAGCGCGTCGATCCGCACGTCGGACTGCTCCACCGCGGCACCGAGAAGCTGATCGAATACAAGACCTACGCCCAGGCGCTGCCGTACTTCGATCGCCTCGATTACTGCTCGCCGATGTGCATGGAGCACAGCTTCGTGCTCGCCGCGGAGAAGCTGCTCGGGCTCGAGATCCCGATCCGCGCCCAGTACATCCGCGTGCTGATGGCGGAGATCACCCGCATCTCCAACCACATGCTCAACCTTGGCAGCCACATCATGGACGTCGGCGCGATGACGCCGAACCTGTGGCTGTTCGAGCTGCGCGAAGACATCATGCAGATCTACGAGCATGTGTCCGGCGCGCGCATGCATGCGAACTATTTCCGCGTTGGCGGCGTGCGCGAGGACATCCCGCCCGCCGTGCTCGACAAGATCGGAGAGTTTCTCGATAACCGTCTGAAATTGTACGAAGATGCGATCAGCCTCGTCGCTGACAACCGCATCTTCAAGCAGCGCAATGTCGACATCGGCGTGGTCAGCCGGGACGATGCGATCGCGTGGGGCTTCTCCGGCCCGATGATCCGCGCCGCGGGCATCCCGTGGGACATCCGTCGCAGCCAGCCGTACGAAGTCTATGACAAGATGGACTTCGAGATCCCGGTCGGCACCAATGGCGATTGCTACGACCGCTTCATGGTTCGCGTCGAAGAGGTCCGGCAGAGCTTCAAGATCGCGCGCCAGTGCCTGCAGCAGATGCCGGCCGGTCCGATTGGCGCCGACAGCAAGGTGTTTCCGCCCAGCCGCGCGTCGATGAAGACGTCGATGGAAGCGCTGATCCACCACTTCAAGCTGTACACTGAGGGCTATCACGTTCCCGCGGGCGAGGTTTACGTCGCTACCGAAAGTCCGAAGGGCGAGTTCGGCGTGTATCTGGTCGCCGACGGCACCAATAAGCCGTATCGCTGCAAGATTCGCCCAACCGGTTTCTCGCACCTGCAGGCGATGGATTTCATGATGAAGGGCCACATGCTGGCCGACACGACCGCCGTCTTGTCCGCGATCGACGTCGTGTTCGGGGAGGTTGATCGGTGA
- a CDS encoding NAD(P)H-dependent oxidoreductase subunit E, protein MAGQGSFIDDAEQRARWEGFAWTDANAKTAKTLIARYPAGRQQSAVIPLLDLAQRQVGAETNTQGWLPIPVMEFVGRELGMPYVHVLEVATFYTMFNMHPVGRFHVQVCGTTPCMLRGSDDVFTACAKRGLKKGKTTKDGLFTLTEVECLGACANAPMVQINDDNYEDLTEESMGAILDALAEGKTPKPGPQVDRQTSCPEGGPTTLKKMAERNYDYRPQWTATAGEGAQ, encoded by the coding sequence ATGGCCGGCCAGGGTTCCTTCATCGACGACGCCGAACAGCGTGCGCGCTGGGAAGGCTTTGCGTGGACCGATGCCAACGCGAAGACGGCGAAGACGCTGATTGCGCGCTATCCGGCGGGACGGCAGCAATCGGCGGTAATCCCGTTGCTCGATCTCGCGCAACGGCAGGTCGGCGCGGAGACGAATACCCAGGGTTGGCTGCCGATCCCGGTGATGGAGTTCGTCGGCCGCGAGCTCGGCATGCCGTACGTTCACGTGCTGGAGGTCGCGACCTTCTACACGATGTTCAACATGCATCCGGTCGGCCGCTTCCATGTCCAGGTGTGCGGAACGACACCGTGCATGCTGCGCGGCTCGGACGATGTGTTCACCGCTTGCGCCAAGCGCGGGCTGAAGAAGGGCAAGACGACGAAGGACGGTCTGTTCACGCTGACCGAGGTCGAGTGCCTGGGCGCATGCGCGAACGCGCCGATGGTCCAGATCAACGACGACAATTACGAGGACCTGACCGAGGAAAGCATGGGTGCGATCCTCGACGCGCTGGCCGAGGGCAAGACACCCAAGCCGGGCCCGCAGGTCGATCGCCAGACCAGCTGCCCCGAAGGCGGCCCGACGACGCTGAAGAAAATGGCCGAGCGCAATTACGACTATCGCCCGCAATGGACGGCGACTGCCGGGGAGGGCGCGCAATGA
- the nuoF gene encoding NADH-quinone oxidoreductase subunit NuoF, translated as MGYTGPLADKDRIFTNLYGFQEPWLKAAQARGDWDNTKGLVGLGEETIIEKIKASGLRGRGGAGFPTGMKWSFMPKEPKPGKPNFLVINADESEPGSCKDREIIRHDPHKLIEGALIASFAMRARAAYIYIRGEFIQESRVLERAVAEAYEAGLLGKNAAGTGYDFDLFVHRGAGAYICGEETAMLESLEGKRGNPRLKPPFPAGAGLYGCPTTVNNVESIAVVPTILRRSPEWFAGIGREKNEGTKLFQLSGHINTPCTVEESMGISFRELIDRHGGGIRGGWDNLLAVIPGGSSVPLVPAAEIMDAPMDFDGLKALGSGLGTAAVIVMDKSTDVVRAISRISYFYKHESCGQCTPCREGTGWMWRMMERLREGDADVGEIDKLYDVTKQVEGHTICALGDAAAWPIQGLIRHFRPELERRIAEHSGRRMLEAAE; from the coding sequence ATGGGCTATACGGGACCACTGGCGGACAAGGACCGCATCTTCACCAACCTCTACGGCTTCCAGGAGCCGTGGCTAAAGGCTGCGCAGGCGCGCGGCGACTGGGACAACACTAAGGGCCTCGTCGGTCTCGGCGAAGAGACCATCATCGAAAAGATCAAGGCGTCTGGCCTGCGCGGTCGCGGCGGCGCGGGCTTCCCGACCGGCATGAAATGGAGCTTCATGCCCAAAGAGCCCAAGCCGGGTAAGCCGAACTTTCTGGTCATCAATGCCGACGAATCCGAACCCGGCAGCTGCAAGGACCGCGAGATCATCCGCCACGATCCGCACAAGCTGATCGAAGGTGCGTTGATCGCCAGCTTCGCGATGCGGGCGCGCGCCGCCTACATCTACATCCGCGGCGAATTCATTCAGGAATCCCGCGTGTTGGAGCGCGCGGTTGCCGAGGCCTATGAAGCCGGTTTGCTCGGCAAGAATGCCGCCGGCACGGGCTACGACTTCGACCTGTTCGTCCACCGCGGCGCGGGCGCCTACATCTGCGGCGAAGAGACCGCGATGCTCGAAAGCCTCGAGGGCAAGCGTGGCAATCCGCGGCTGAAGCCGCCGTTCCCGGCCGGCGCGGGCCTCTACGGCTGCCCGACCACGGTCAACAACGTCGAAAGTATCGCCGTCGTCCCGACCATCCTGCGCCGTTCGCCAGAATGGTTCGCCGGCATCGGCCGCGAGAAGAATGAAGGCACCAAGCTGTTCCAGCTGTCGGGCCACATCAACACGCCGTGCACCGTCGAGGAATCGATGGGTATCAGCTTCCGCGAGCTGATCGACCGCCACGGCGGCGGCATCCGCGGCGGCTGGGACAATCTGCTCGCAGTGATCCCCGGCGGATCGTCGGTTCCGCTGGTCCCGGCGGCCGAGATCATGGACGCGCCGATGGACTTCGACGGGCTGAAGGCGCTTGGGTCGGGTCTCGGCACCGCGGCGGTGATCGTCATGGACAAGTCGACCGACGTCGTCCGCGCGATCAGCCGTATCAGCTATTTCTACAAGCACGAAAGCTGCGGCCAATGCACGCCGTGCCGCGAGGGCACCGGCTGGATGTGGCGCATGATGGAGCGCCTGCGCGAAGGCGACGCCGACGTGGGTGAGATCGACAAGCTCTACGACGTCACCAAGCAGGTCGAAGGCCACACCATCTGCGCGCTTGGCGACGCCGCCGCCTGGCCGATCCAGGGCCTGATCCGCCACTTCCGTCCCGAACTCGAGCGCCGCATCGCCGAACATTCCGGCCGCCGCATGCTGGAGGCCGCGGAATGA